The Brassica oleracea var. oleracea cultivar TO1000 chromosome C7, BOL, whole genome shotgun sequence sequence GAACTTGTCGGTTCCACATGTAGAAGTTGAGGCTGGTTAGTTTTGTAACTTTATTCATGTTAACGTTAAGGATGGTGGAGTTGTTGGAGACGACGATGGTCTCGTGAGCAGTGGTCGGAGTTGAGTTTTCAGACATGGTGATGAGGTAGCGTGGTGAAGAAGGTAAGAGAGAAGAGATGATAGAAGAAGAGAATAAGAGAAAGAGGAGGCGACAAACAAAAATAAGGAGGGTTAAGGTATCGAATTGTGCTGAATTTTATCCGTCCTGCGTTTTTTTTTACCTGAACTTTGTAGTAATGCGTATTTCATATTGAACTACACAAATTTTTATTTTTAAATACTATATGAACTTTATGTATCATGTCTTTTCCTTCTCAAACTTTAAAATAGTGCATATTCCATATTAAACTAAACAAAATTTCAAAAATACTATATGAAATCTTAAAACGTGTTTATATATACTGACGTCAAAGGTGTTATCAACCAACCATTAATTATCAAAACGATGTTGTTTTTGACAAGTACTACAAAAATGAAAATCATGATTATATATATATATATATATTGACCGTCACATTTTAAATTAATAAAACAATGTTATTAATTTAAATTATTACGTTATTAATATTATTAAAATTATTTTTTTTGAAAATTTAGTTATATTTTTAAATGTAACTTTATATACATAAACAACACAAAATTCTAAATTTTACAATATATTTTATTTTTAGTAATACTATATAGTAAATATTTAAATTAATAATTATTAATTTAAATTTATAAAATAACTATTTTAAAGTTAAATTAAAAAACATAAATAATTATAGATGTATTTGATAAAACTAAAACAATAAAAATTTGATAACATTTATTTGATTAAACTAAAACTTATATATAAGTTAATGTTTATACAATTTATACAAGAAAGTTACTTTGATCTAGAAGTTAGTATGCTCTTACTTGTCCACCTGTGTAAGAGTTCGAACCTCTCAAAATTGTTTTTATTTTATTTTACAAAATTTATCAAAAATGACGTTTTTTGGATAAATTAACAGATGATTAACACCTTTGACAATCAATATATATAAGCACAATTTTGAGAGTTTATATAGTATTTTAAAAAATTTAATTTTATAGAATTTATCCAAAATTACATCAGTTTGATGAATTAATAGATGACTAAAACTTTTGACGGTCAATATATCTATAAGCACGATTTTGAGAGTTCATGTAGTATTTTCAAATTTTTGTTTATTTTAATATGAAATAAACATAAATTCGGAAAGGTAAAAACATGATGCGTAAAGTTCATGTATTATATTTTGAAATTATATTCAACTCAGTAGAGAATTCAAACTACTACAAAGTTTGAAAAGAAAAAAAAACACGACTGGGAAAATTTAGATTGAAATAGACCATTTTCCGGCATTTGACCAACTGCAGTATGGGTTTCAGAGAAGCATATTCAGTACTTCAACTGCATAAAGCCATTAAAATCGATTTCTAGAGTCTTTGCGACTACCGTTCCAAAAAAAAAAAAAGTTTTATGACTACAAAAGTATAAGTTCGTATATACTTCTTAATAAACATCTTACAACATGTTTTGTGATATATGCGGCGCAGAGCAATAACGTTACTAGTTTTACCGCTAGCTCGTTATAATATTGTCTAACAAACTGGATTGCGATCCGGCTATCCTCTGATATTAGTCTAGTTATTCTCTGGTATTAGTCGGAAAACACTTTAAATTCGGATAAGATAGTGCTATAACCAATCTATTTTGTAGCAGTAGACTAACGGGATCAGCTGATAAGATATATAAAAAAAAAACTAAACGGTATTTTCACGTTAGATCATATCCACCATATTTGAAAACCGATCTTAACGTCACCAGTTAATTTGAAAACACCATAACTTTTGTACCGCCGATTCTTTTTTTGTTTTTATCTAACAAACGGTATTGCCACCAAACTGTTTTGACGTCGCCACTTAATATGGAAAGAAAGGGAGGATAAAGGGAAGCACGCACCCATGTGCCACTTCTTTGCTATTCCTTAAAGTATCAAACAACTGTGGTGGAGTGTAGAGACTTGGTCCTAACACCACTCCTTAATATATGCTCATCCTATCATTATTTCAGAACGCTTATGTTAAATTTTATAAATCTTGTTTTAAAGATTCATAACATATATATTATACATATGGGTTCTACAAGACACTGACTTCACATTACAATGGCTTAAATCTTCAGTTTTTATTCATAAATCTTGTTAGATTCATACTTTGATAAGCCAGAGAACAAGCCTTCTTCTCCTTTCTCATCATAGTAAACCATGGAGCTTTTCCCATGCATAACACCAAATGGTGACCGCACAATCTTTCCTACAACCAAAGTTCATACAAAAGTGCATTACACTTGAGGGATCCATTACACAAACTATACAACAATGTCAGAACAACAAAAGGGCAATATAGATGTATTTTGTTTCTTATGCAAACTAACCTCCAAAAGCTTCTCCTATACATACTCCAAAATAAAGGGGCATGTGGTCCGAGTTCCAAAACAGTTTGTAAGGAAATCCCAGAGTCTTGTGGGGGTACCTATCAATATTAAGAGAGCTGTTATCTACCTTTCCTTCACTATAAGAGTCTTAAAAGATATCGGAGACTAAAATATTTACCAGGGCCAGGAAAATCAGCACCCCTCTTGGCTTTTTACTGCAAAAAAAAATGAGAGCGTAATAAAGGAATCAACACCACTTGATTAGCCAGATAACGTTTTGAATGCACATTGGTTTCTTCTCGCCTTTTCAGCTCCTCTACTGTAAGTTCATCATTGCGGTAAACTTCAAAATTACACCCTAGCTCTCCCATATCCTATGAAAAAAAAATAGGTATACTATTTATCACAACCATATACTAAAAACGGTAAATACAAATGGAATGCACTAGGAATGCGACAAGATCAAATTGTACATTATGGATCTATGCGTTATGTGAGATAATCAGAGCACTAAAAAAAACTATGAAAAGAAGTGTGTGTTAGCTTTTGCTGGATCAAGAACGAATTCTTACAACACAGGAGCTTTCGACAATAAAGACTCAGCTGGCGACAATAAAGCATGTCAAACGAAGATTGGATGGTGAAATAATGAGACTCTAACAATTAATCACAAGGCACACCTTAACCTAATGAATATTGTTGATTGAGCGAAAATCAGAACTTTAAAATTCTTCAATTAATTGTTGGATAACCTTCAAAGATAACTTGGTAATTAAGTTATTCATTAAAGATAAGTAGAATAACTTATAGGTTTAGGATAAAGATAAGGATTCCTAGATAAACATGTAATAGGAGAAGTTAAGACCTATATAAAGAGATCTAAGCTAAGAGGATCAATTGTAATGAAGAAAGCTAAGAAAGAGTTAATAAAACAAAGAAACCGTTTTGTTAAGTTTGTGTTCTTGGCTACTTTATTTGGTATCAGAGCAACCAGGTTGATTATTCTTTTGATAGTCAAGATAATACGATGGATGATTCTAAAGCATTGGTGAAGTTGAAGGAAGCTGTTCCGAGTGCGGTCGTATGTCCGATGCTCACGTTGACAAATTATACGGTGTGGGTGATGCGTATGAAAGTTCTTCTTCGGGTCTACAAGGTATGGGAAGTAATAGATCCGGGAACAGAAGAAGCAGAGAAGAATGATATAGCTACTGCTCTTTTATTCCAATCCATACCAGAGAATTTGTTGATGCAAGTTGGTGATCAAGGAACTCCGAAGGATATATGGAAAGCTATAAAATCGAGGAATCTTGGTGCAGAGCACGTAAGAGAGGCTCGTCTCTAGACCCTAATGAACGATTTTGATCGCCTGAGGATGAGTGATTCAGAGACGATAGACACTTTCTCAGGAAGGTTGTCGGAACTTGCGTCTCAAGCAACTTCGTTAGGTAAAAGCATTGAAGAACCTAAGATTGTGAAGAAGTTGCTTAATAGCCTACCGAGAAGCAAGTTTATTCACATAGCCACATCTTTGGAGCAGCTGTTAGACTTAAACACAATAAAGTATGAAGACATTGTGGGGAGGCTCAAAGCTTACGAAGAACGAATAAAGGAAGAAGAAGCACATGAGCAACAAGGCAATCTTCTTTACTCCAACTCTGGAAATTCGTATGGCAACAGAGGAAGAGGAAGAGGATTGAATCGTGGACGTGGTAGAGGCAACAGAGGAAGAGGACGAGGACGAGACAATTCACAAGAGAGAAGCAAGGAGAAGAAAGACTACTCTCAAATCGAATGTTTCAACTGTCACAAGAAGGGTCACTTTGCCTCTTTCTGTCCCGACAAACAGAATGAAGAAGAAGTAAATAAGACAGAGACGGAAACTGCGGATGCAGCTCTGTGCATGCACGAAGTCGTGTTTTTAAACGAAGAGAAGGTGATGCCAAAAACGTATGAAGCAAGCAAGAAGGAAGAAGCAATTTGGTACCTAGACAACGGCGCAAGTAACCATATGACTGGTGAAAGGTCATACTTCTCGGAGCTGAATGAAAAGATAAAGGGAAAAGTAAAGTTTGGAGATAGATCTTGTGTCAGCATCAACGGCAAAGGATCAATATTATTTGAGGCTAAGACAGGGGAGCAGAAGCTTCTAAGAGATATTTACTTCATACCTGAACTAAAGAGTAATATTCTTAGTCTCAGACAAGCTACGGAACAGGGTTGTGAAGTAAGGATGAAGGATGATTACTTGACTTTACAAGACCCTAATGGAAGATTGCTTGTGAAGGTACCAAGATCTCCTAACCGGCTGTACAAGATCAGTTAGCCTGTTTTCTTGCGAAACTCGATGACAAGCAATGGAAGTGGCACACAAGACTCGGGCACATTAGCTTTAAAACCATAAAGACTATGGCGTCAATGGTTTTAGGACTACCAAGCATCGAAGGAGAGAAACAGATGTGAAATTCGTGTCTAGTTGGGAAACAAACTCGACAGGCTTTCCCAAAAGCAACGAGTTACAGGGCTTGTCGTGCGTTAGAGTTGATTCATGCAGATCTTTGTGGACCAATCTCACCAGCGACACAGTCACACAACAGATACATTTTCGTCATCATAGATGATCACACAAGGTACATGTGGTCAATACTATTGAAGGAAAAGAATGAAGCGTTTGAGAAGTTTAAGTCTTTCAAGTCACTTGTTGAGAAGGATATCAATAAGGAGAATGCAACTTTAAGAACAGACCGAGGTGGAGAGTTCACCTCAAATGAGTTTCAAGATTTTTGCAACAAGAAAGGGAACAAACGCAACTTAACAGCGCCATATACGCCATAGCAAAACGGTGTGGTTGAACGGAGGAACCGTACATTGATGGAGATGACAAGAAGCCTTTTAAAAGCAATGAAGGTTCCTAATTATATGTGGGGAGAAGCAGTTCGTCATGCCACATATATAATTAATCGTGTTCCCACGAGAGCTTTGAAGAACCAGACTCCTTACGAGTGTCTAAAGAACAGGAAGCCAAGCATAGCTCATCTCAAGATTTTTGGATGCATAGCACACACAAAGATCGACTCAGGGCAACTAAGAAAGCTTGATGATCGATCAATGAAGCTGGTGCATCTCGGAATAGAACCAGGAACGAAGGCTTACCGTCTTTACAATCCAACCACCAGAAGAATAATTGTAAGTCGTGATGTGGTCTTTAATGAGAAAGAAAGCTGGAACTGGAAGGGAGCTGAAACAGAGGAGATAAAAGAATCGGGAATGTTCAGAATGACATGGGGAGACGCCATGGATAACGGTTATGGTCCTTACTTGATCAGTACGCACCAAGAAGAAGACGTGGCTGCAGGGGTTGAAGCGCAGACATCTCAAGATTCTGCCACTGTCAACACAAACACAGACCAAACCGAACCTCAACTCCCTAGAAGATCGACTAGGCAAGTAAGCTGTCCAAGTCATCTCGAAGACTACATCTTGTTAGCTGACCTAGAGTGCGAGATTCTCCTTCTCTCACTCGACGACGAGCTACGGAACTACCAAGAAGCAAAGAAGTTGGTTCAGTGGACAAACGCCGACAGGGATGAAATTGACTCCATCAACAAGAACAGAACATGGGACTTAGTTGATAAACCATCAGGAGTCAAGATCATAGGTCTTAAGTGGGTGTTTAAAGTTAAAAGAAACGCAGATGGAACAATCAATAAGTTCAAGGCAAGCTTGGTAGCAAAAGGATATGTGCAAGAACATGGAGTGGATTATGATGAAGTTTTCGCTCCTGTTGCTCGGCTAGAAACTATAAGACTCCTGATTGGAATGGCTGCAATAAAGGGATGCGAGATTCATCATCTTGACGTCAAGACGGCGTTCTTACATGGTGAATTAACTAAGGATGTGTATGTATCGCAGCCTGAGGGTTTTGAAAAGAAGGGAGAAGAGCACAAGGTTTTCAAACTCTCTAAGGCTTTGTACTGCTTAAAGCAGGCTTCAAGAGCTTGGAATACAAAGCTCAACAAGATTTTGATCGACATGAAGTTTATGAAGTTCTCAAAGGAGTCATCAGTCTCGAAAGAAGGAAGGAGACAAGCTTCTCATTGTTGCTATCTATGTCGACGACCTGTTTGTAACAGGAAACTCGATGAAAACCATCATGGAGTTCAAGAAAGGAATGGCAAGTAAGTTCGACATGTCTGATCTAGGGAAGCTGACTTACTACTTGGGTATTGAGGTGAGACAAAGCACTGACGGTATAATGATTAAGCAAGAAGCATATGCTAGTTGGATCCTAAAAGAAGCTGGGATGGACGACTGCAACTCAACTCAAGTGCCCATGGAGTTTGGTTTAAAGTTATCAATGGCCGATGATGATGAAGAAGTCGATGCAACGTTGTACCGAAGAAGGATAGGGTGTCTCAGGTATCTAATGCATACGAGACCCGATCTTGCATTTGCAGTGGGGATCTTAAGCAGGTATATGCAGTCTCCAAGAGAGCAACACGCAAACGCCCTGAAGCAAGTTCTAAGGTATTTAAAGGGAACTCTTGGCAATGGCTTGGTGTTCAAGAAAAGAGGAACGCAGAAGCTCGTTGGCTTTAGTGACAGCAGTCACAATACCGATCCAGATGACGGGAAGAGTACTACAGGACACATGTTCTTCTTTGGAGGCACACCTATAACGTGGTGTTCTCAAAAGCAGCAAACGGTGGCCTTATCTTCCTGCGAAGCTGAGTTCATGGCAGCTACGGAAGCTGCAAAGCAAGCCATCTGGCTTCAAGATCTCCTAAGTGAAGTTACAGGAAAAGAGCAAGGAAGAACGAAGATCTATGTTGACAATAAGTCACCTATATCACTTGCCAAGAATCCAGTCTTTCACCGTAGAAGTAAGCACATACAAAAGAGGTTCCATTTCATCCGTGAGTGTGTTGAAAAGGAGCAAATCGAAGTGGAGTTTGTACGAAGCGAAGACCAATGTGCAGACATCCTAACTAAGGCGTTGGCAAGGACAAAGTTCAACGACATGAAAAAGAAGATTGGAGTACAAGAGACATTCAACAAGAGCTTGAAGCTTAAGGGGTCGAATGTTGGATAAGCTTCAAAAATAACTTGGTAATTAAGTTATTCATTAAAGATAAGTAGAATAACTTATAGGTTAGGATAAAGATAAGGATTCCTAGATAAACATATAATAGGAGAAGTTAGGACCTATATAAAGAGATCTAAGCTAAGAGGATCAATTGTAATGAAGAAAGCTAAGAAAGAAAGAGTTAATAAAACAAAGAAACCGTTTTGTTAAGTTTGTGTTCTTGGCTATTTTATTAATCAAATCATTTCAGCTGATAAAGAGGCGTAAAAGGAGGATTCGTGGCAGAGATTGTAGGTGAGGCTGTCGTAATTATCAATCACGATGATAGGACCCTTCTGCTTCTTAGAGGAATTGAAGCTTTCGTAGCGACATGTCTACTAACCCAAACTCCTATCCCATCACACAGAGGAAACAGAACAAAGATTGAGCCTTTGATTCGACTAACGCCTAAGAAACCGAGATTCAGCGAAACTTACTGGTCGAATTAGGAGAGAGTTTGACAGGAGAAGAAGGGTTTAGGCGAGTGGTGGAGCGGGACTTGGGTTGAAGAAGACAAGGGACAAAGACTACTTGTACAATGTCCTAGCCGCCATTGTCGGAAATCAAAAGATCCTTCTCTGCTTCCAAAAGAGAGATGAACTTTTTTTTATATATAAAGAAGAAGACTCTGAGAGAGCTGATAGGTAAAGCGATGCGTTTTATGGAAAACATGGACCACGTGCTTAATCAGTAGGCAAGTCATATGATCTTTTTGGGTTAATAATTAGTTGAAAGGTAAAGATTGTGACGTGAGGGAGGGGCTCACATTGCAATTTCTCCAACATTTTGTATAAATTTCTCCAATGTTATCACTTCATATTCTTTTTCAATTTTCGGAGTCACTCATTATGGAACACCAGGTGTGTGAGTAATTTGTACTGTAATTACAATGAGAAATCTAAATCCGTGTACAACACTTTGGATGTGTCCCACTTGTGTAAAATATTGCCGAAGACATCGTAAAAAACGATACCCATTTCAGTTCTAGTGATTTTAATCGACATGAAACCTTGCCCATCATAGAAAAATTTCATATCCTCTGGGGTTTTCCAGTTGTAATAGCCTCTCCATGCTTTTGACCCACCACCACTCGTTAGAAACTGGATAGGACTGCAAAAAATATATTTATAGTCAATTATAGTTCACACCCGTATACTATAATACTATCCACTTTATCCAAAAGAAGACAATAGGTGTTACCTCTGAGATGTGCTAATATGTTGCAAGCAATGATCATGACCGTTCACATAGAGATCAACGTTATTCGCCTGGATAATCCAAATAAAAATAAAAAAATACATGTTACATTAGCTTGTTTATTCTCCGAAGCAAATCACAATTTTTGGTATATAAAACAAAAATTCTGTCAACTCGTCTTCATTTGCGTTTGTTACCAAAATTTTCGCAATTATATATTTATTTATTTGTTTTATAAATATAAAGACCAAAGGCATAAGTTGGCTTTGTTTTGAATAGCGTTGGAGACACTCTAATAAGAGTAGGAAGAAAATTAACCTCAAGGATGGGTAAGAGTAAAGATTCAAGCTCTTTAGTATTTCCATGAATGGAAGCACTCTTGATGGCATGATGACCCACCACAATTTTCCACTTTGCTGTTGATTCTCTCAGACTCGTCTCCAAGTCCTACACATTACAATTGGCACTTGTGATCTCAAGGATAATCCTATAAACTGATGGTTAAGATATATATATAGTGTTCTCAGATACCTTTAGAGTGGTTTGAAGATAGGATTCTCTCGGTGATACGCCTCTCCAGTCGTAATTTTGTCCCTCGGGATTGAGGAAATAAGCATCTACAAAAGGAGTTGTGTCGACAAAGAAGAGCTCTGCAATCTCTGCCAGGATTTTCAAGCCATAAATATGGTTAGGTATAAACATTACTCTATATCTAAATAATGTGACTAGTACCAGCGTCTACGATGAAGGATCTCATGCAAATCCAACGGCTGTCTATTGATCTGAGGGCTGGACTCAACTGTGCTTCAACATCTCCTCTGTAGTCGTGATTCCCCAATACTGAATAGAACATGGACATTGACATAATAATTGTTATTCTCTTTTTGGTTCTAGCAGTAATTACTTTAGAATGAACTTAATATATTACGTACCAAGGTACCAAGGCTTTTGCAAGCTAGGAGAAGTGTAGATATTAGCGAAGGAGAGTTGAAAGGCAGGATCGTCAATACTTTTCATCCCGTTATCATAGATGTTATCACCCGTGGAAACCACAAAATCGATGTCCATCTTCTCCCCGATTTTCCCCATCTACGTTTTTATCAAATAATTTATAATATACAGCAGAGATGGGTATATTGTATATTGTATATGTATGTATATATTCTGTAAAAAAAAAGAGAGACCTGAAGGGCAACTTGGGATTGATTATAGAGTCCACGTCTTCCCCAATCTCCAATCACCAGGAAACTGATCGAGCCATCAGATTTTATTGCTTGTTCGACCGTTGTGAACTCTGCCTCAAGTTTTGGAACCAAAGAAAGAAGCAGAGTCATTACAATGCTCAAAGAGCCGATTCCAAACTTAGAACCCATTCTATCTTTTGTGTAAGGAGCTTTATGTGATATAAAGAAACACTTATATAGTCGACTGTGCATGTGAGTCCTAGTGGTTTCTCGCTTGTAAGTCACATTTAGATAGTGGTTTCCACATGGTTCCACATGGTGGACCAAACAAAATTATTTATGCTCTATAGATAGATGTTTTTAATCCATATATATTCTTCAATAACTTATCTATAAATTTCTCTCTAGCTTCAAAATAAAACGGATCAGAACATGCAACATTTGATAGTTTTTTTTACACATAAAACAGCTCAAAACTCCAAGTAAATAATAGCATTGTCTTTTTTTTGTCACTGAAAATAAATAGCATTGTCATGTTATCAAAATCATGACTACAAAGCAATATATTATCTTCTTTATTTAGATTTTCTATTCAAACTCACCGTCAAACAAATTTTCTCGTTTTGCTTTTCAACACTTTCACTGTCACATACTCACATGTATTATTATTGTGAATCATACAATACAAAAATCATACGATACTCACTGCCACGTGAATCATACAATACTCACTGCCACGTGAATCATACAATACAAAAATCTTTGAATTATTACTATCGCGATTCATTTTAAAATGCGAAGAATGCTTAATTGATTTTTTAAATGGGAAGAATGCGTTTAGCATTTGAGCGGTATGTTTTTTTATAATTTTGGATAGAAAAAGAAAAGATATTATTTTCTGCCCATTCTCAGTGTCCAGATTGATTGGGCTGTCATGTCTTCAAAGCAGCTCCGCGGAAACGCCAACTACTCATATCGGAACTTCTTACCAAAAGCAAAACAACAAAAATATTAATTTGCATAAAACTGCCGCAGTTAATTTTATTTAAATGCATCACCACATCATTTATATAAAACTGCGGCAGTTAATTTTATTCAAATGATTTGCTTTTCCAAATACAATAATACTGCCAAAAAGTATCGTAAGATACATTTAAATAAAATTAACTGCCGCAGTTTTATATATAAAGACACTATATATTCTTTAGCATTTGTTTTACTGAAACTGATTTATAACACAATATCATACAAAAGTAAAACAAAAAATAATGAAACTATATTCAATACAAACTTTATAAATTAATATTCGATATAAATTAATAATATTTTCCGTTCCCAAGTTAGCCGGTGTAAAATAAAACATAGTTCGATAAGATAATATGATAATAAGATTAAAAAATCTTAGCTTAATATATGGTCATAAATTAATTATTAGTATATATAAAAATTTTATATAAGAATAAACAAAATATTTTATTGTTTATTTGTCTTCAAATTAATTTCCTCCCTATTTGAACTTTTCATTTTTTGGTGTTATTTTACCGAATTACATATAAAGCA is a genomic window containing:
- the LOC106301925 gene encoding purple acid phosphatase 4, which produces MGSKFGIGSLSIVMTLLLSLVPKLEAEFTTVEQAIKSDGSISFLVIGDWGRRGLYNQSQVALQMGKIGEKMDIDFVVSTGDNIYDNGMKSIDDPAFQLSFANIYTSPSLQKPWYLVLGNHDYRGDVEAQLSPALRSIDSRWICMRSFIVDAEIAELFFVDTTPFVDAYFLNPEGQNYDWRGVSPRESYLQTTLKDLETSLRESTAKWKIVVGHHAIKSASIHGNTKELESLLLPILEANNVDLYVNGHDHCLQHISTSQSPIQFLTSGGGSKAWRGYYNWKTPEDMKFFYDGQGFMSIKITRTEMGIVFYDVFGNILHKWDTSKVLYTDLDFSL